Part of the Mycolicibacterium thermoresistibile genome, CGCGTATACGAGATTTTCGAGCACAACAAGCAGGCTTTTCACGAGCGCTTCCGTGATCACGCCATGCGCATCATGGCCAGATACGACTTCGAGATCGTCGCCATGTGGGAAACCAAGCACGAGGAGCGCACCGAGTTCGTCTATCTGTTGCAGTGGCCGGATGTGGCCACGCTGCAGGATCGCTGGGCCGGGTTCCTGGCCGACCGGGAATGGTCCGAGATCAAGATGCGCACCGCCGCCCGGCACGGCCAGCTGGTGGGAGAGATCGAGGACCGCATACTGACGGTCACGGACCATTCCCCCACGAGGGAGTTCGCACTGCCGGTTCGCCCCTGAACGACGGCCCCCAGCCGAGCCGGGAACCATATTCACCTGGGTCCACCTGGGCCCGGCCTCGGGGCCTGCGATGACGGTTCCGGTCAGGCGCAGTTCACCCACTCATCGGTGCCGTCGGCGAAGAACTGGTGCTTCCACACCGGCAGGCGTTCCTTGACCAGGTCGACCAGCCGGGCGCAGGTCTGGAACGCCTCCGAGCGGTGGTCGGCGGCGACCGCCGCGACCAGCGCCGCATCTCCGATCGAGAGCGGCCCGACCCGGTGGCTGACCGCGATCGCCCGCACCCCCCGGCTCGCGGCGGCCACTTCGGCGGCCACCTCGGCCAGGGTCCGCTCGGCCGACGGGTGCGCGGTGTACTCCAGCCGCAACACCTCGCGCCCGCCGTCGTGGTCGCGGACCACCCCGGCGAAGCCGACCACCGCACCGGCGGCCCGGTGGCCGACCAATGCCTCGTGTTCGGCCACCTCGATCGGATCGGAGGTGACCGTGGCGCGCAGAACCTCTGCGTTCATCGAACGTGATCCTCACCGCTGAGCTGATCGAGGGCGTGCTCGAGCACGTCGTCGAGCACCCCGAGGCCGTCCTTGACCCCGCCCGGTGAGCCGGGGAGGTTGACGATCAGTGTGCG contains:
- a CDS encoding NIPSNAP family protein yields the protein MTQKFVRRAGLTLVGALLLAGLLPPAASASQGRSVVHQFRVYEIFEHNKQAFHERFRDHAMRIMARYDFEIVAMWETKHEERTEFVYLLQWPDVATLQDRWAGFLADREWSEIKMRTAARHGQLVGEIEDRILTVTDHSPTREFALPVRP
- a CDS encoding molybdenum cofactor biosynthesis protein MoaE; amino-acid sequence: MNAEVLRATVTSDPIEVAEHEALVGHRAAGAVVGFAGVVRDHDGGREVLRLEYTAHPSAERTLAEVAAEVAAASRGVRAIAVSHRVGPLSIGDAALVAAVAADHRSEAFQTCARLVDLVKERLPVWKHQFFADGTDEWVNCA